From Riemerella anatipestifer ATCC 11845 = DSM 15868, a single genomic window includes:
- a CDS encoding formate--tetrahydrofolate ligase: MSFPSDLEIAQDAKILPIKEIAAKVNIPEDNLELYGKYKAKLPLSLIDENKIEKSKLILVTAITPTPAGEGKTTVSIGLTEGLNKVGKKTIAVLREPSLGPVFGIKGGAAGGGYSQVIPMEDINLHFTGDFSAIEKANNLLAAAIDNNIQNASRSLNIDPRTVVWKRVMDMNDRALRQIVIGLGGSANGIPREDGFNITPASEVMAILCLAENFSDLKKRLGNIYVGSTYDKKPIYARDLNVVGAMAILLKDAIKPNLVQTLEGNPAILHGGPFASIAQGTNSVLATKMGLSLADYTVTEAGFGADLGAEKFLNIKCVSSGLKPDAVVVVATVRALRHHGGAKKEEYSTPNLDFVKKGIGNLEKHLENVMKFGLKPIVAINHFDTDSEEEIEFIKEKCKEKGIEAVVSYGFTKGGEGTKELAKVVAELAESNNCNFKPLYAYTETIPEKIEKIAKEIYGASSVAYTSKAKTQLKKIESLGLSGLPVCMVKTPKSLSDTDSKIGRPENFEVTVREFEFAAGAGFVIPLLGTTMRMPGLPSIPAAEGMDIDDNGVITGLS, from the coding sequence ATGAGTTTTCCATCAGATTTAGAAATAGCACAAGACGCAAAAATATTACCGATAAAAGAAATTGCAGCAAAAGTTAACATTCCAGAAGATAATTTAGAACTATACGGAAAATATAAAGCTAAACTTCCGTTGTCGTTAATTGACGAGAATAAAATAGAAAAATCTAAACTGATTCTTGTGACTGCAATTACGCCTACCCCAGCAGGGGAAGGTAAAACTACCGTAAGTATAGGGCTTACCGAGGGACTTAATAAAGTTGGAAAAAAAACTATAGCAGTATTAAGAGAGCCATCTTTAGGTCCTGTTTTTGGAATTAAGGGTGGAGCTGCAGGTGGTGGTTATTCCCAAGTGATTCCAATGGAAGATATTAATCTGCATTTTACGGGTGATTTTTCTGCCATAGAAAAGGCGAATAATCTATTGGCAGCAGCCATTGATAATAATATTCAAAATGCATCTCGTTCGCTTAATATAGACCCTAGAACGGTGGTTTGGAAAAGAGTAATGGATATGAATGATAGGGCTTTAAGACAAATAGTAATTGGGCTTGGAGGTTCTGCAAATGGTATTCCTAGAGAAGATGGTTTCAATATCACACCTGCTTCTGAAGTTATGGCTATTCTTTGTTTAGCTGAAAATTTCTCGGATCTCAAAAAGCGTTTAGGAAATATCTATGTAGGAAGTACTTATGATAAAAAGCCAATCTATGCTAGAGATTTAAATGTTGTAGGGGCAATGGCTATCCTTCTAAAAGATGCTATAAAACCTAATCTCGTGCAAACTCTAGAAGGCAATCCTGCTATTTTACATGGTGGACCATTTGCGAGTATAGCACAAGGTACTAATTCTGTTTTAGCGACTAAAATGGGACTTTCTTTAGCTGATTATACCGTAACTGAAGCTGGTTTTGGAGCAGATTTAGGAGCGGAAAAGTTTCTTAATATTAAATGTGTTTCTTCTGGACTAAAACCTGATGCGGTGGTTGTAGTGGCTACGGTAAGAGCTTTGAGGCATCACGGAGGAGCTAAAAAAGAGGAGTATAGCACACCTAATCTAGATTTTGTAAAAAAAGGAATAGGTAATTTAGAAAAACATCTGGAAAATGTAATGAAATTTGGATTGAAACCTATAGTAGCTATCAATCATTTTGATACAGATAGCGAGGAGGAGATAGAGTTCATTAAAGAAAAGTGTAAAGAAAAAGGCATAGAAGCTGTGGTTTCCTACGGATTTACCAAAGGCGGAGAAGGTACGAAAGAATTAGCTAAAGTAGTTGCTGAATTAGCGGAAAGCAATAATTGCAATTTTAAGCCACTTTATGCTTACACAGAAACCATACCAGAAAAAATAGAAAAAATAGCTAAAGAAATCTATGGTGCATCATCTGTTGCCTATACTTCCAAAGCTAAAACTCAATTGAAAAAGATAGAATCTTTAGGACTTTCAGGACTTCCTGTTTGTATGGTAAAAACACCGAAATCTCTTAGTGATACCGATTCTAAAATTGGCAGACCTGAAAATTTTGAAGTTACAGTAAGAGAGTTTGAATTTGCTGCTGGAGCAGGATTTGTAATCCCGTTGCTTGGGACTACTATGCGTATGCCAGGGTTGCCTAGTATCCCTGCTGCCGAAGGAATGGATATAGATGATAATGGCGTAATTACAGGGCTTAGCTAA
- a CDS encoding lysoplasmalogenase — MKKTGYIILLSIVFIVDLLGIYFDKIGVRVYSKPLLIPIIALIYYQLNKTESLSNNKLFLTGLFFSFLGDVFLLKDSGFLYGLASFLLAHIFYIICFYRIKSPRFSLVKLLPIAIYLATFISLFWSHLGDMKIPVIVYASAISVMLYFSLGLKNKYIKFGALFFVISDTILAHSIFFEYNVYKGLAVMITYIIAQVCLVYGVYKISKTPKYLNT; from the coding sequence ATGAAAAAGACGGGCTACATCATACTATTGAGTATTGTTTTCATTGTAGATTTACTAGGAATCTATTTTGATAAAATAGGGGTAAGAGTATATAGTAAGCCATTACTAATTCCCATAATAGCTTTAATTTATTATCAACTTAATAAAACTGAATCGCTGAGTAATAATAAACTTTTTTTAACAGGATTATTTTTTAGTTTTTTAGGTGATGTTTTCTTACTAAAAGATTCTGGTTTTTTGTATGGGTTAGCTAGTTTTTTATTAGCACATATTTTTTACATTATCTGTTTTTATAGAATAAAGTCGCCTCGATTTTCTTTAGTAAAATTACTGCCAATAGCTATTTATTTAGCTACTTTTATTAGTTTGTTTTGGAGTCATTTAGGTGATATGAAAATCCCTGTAATTGTGTATGCTTCTGCTATATCAGTAATGCTTTATTTTTCGTTAGGCTTAAAAAATAAATACATTAAATTTGGAGCTTTGTTTTTTGTAATATCAGATACGATTCTTGCTCATTCTATTTTCTTTGAATATAATGTGTACAAAGGTCTTGCGGTAATGATAACTTATATTATAGCTCAAGTATGTTTAGTTTATGGTGTCTATAAAATTAGTAAAACCCCAAAGTATCTAAATACCTAA
- a CDS encoding metallophosphoesterase, with amino-acid sequence MKKIKLLLSLLTVCVASNRVYSQIEKYSVPSVTEYFLSFGDSRVLRPNTTPFSINMVLNGDPKTRLGFCWFTNDIVENENSVVQIVAKSNAKEDDFVNAIEFSALGEKISLNYLNANKNTMVLDYLNFAFPKYIDIQNPATREYISHKAVAENLTPDTEYSFRVGKPGAWSSIGSFRTAPNTSSFTFNYTTDTQANTPMMFDVSQYTVTKAMEMFPNARFNLNTGDFIETSSTSTTKSSSSEWEWERWFATMQNHWMKMPIVPVLGNHDVSIVDKNFFRHFNTDDSYNKENPSFATKIDGTNYSFVYGNALFIILNYEEYRTPGYLDHLGNWISEQVAKYPDVKWRFLASHRNIYTGANHHAKADLKTIREAMISYIDKNDIDFYFQGHDHVYEVIGPVYDKKLVPNAVTDIKEVPGGTRANMTGKEGGTYNVQKGTVYMVNNSAGVKKYSPRTEAEMKSFESVTGVPDYFSLFTGRLGQTDEPTFSNVVVTDESMKITTYAVNEKGEAYLFDEIKIIKQDDTLGTDAVSKSSKSDIAVYPIPATDILNINAENVHQADIYGMDGKLILSTNTNKIDVKSLNKGAYVVRVIQTNGATSNHKIIVK; translated from the coding sequence ATGAAAAAAATTAAATTACTATTGAGTTTGTTAACGGTATGCGTTGCTTCTAATCGAGTTTACTCCCAAATAGAAAAATATTCTGTACCTTCTGTAACAGAGTATTTTTTATCTTTTGGAGACAGTAGAGTCTTAAGACCAAACACTACGCCATTTAGTATCAATATGGTACTCAATGGAGATCCCAAAACGAGGCTTGGCTTCTGCTGGTTTACAAATGATATTGTGGAGAATGAAAATAGCGTTGTACAAATTGTTGCAAAATCTAATGCCAAGGAAGATGATTTTGTAAATGCTATAGAATTTAGTGCTTTAGGAGAAAAGATTAGCTTAAATTATCTTAATGCTAATAAGAATACAATGGTACTAGATTACCTAAACTTTGCATTTCCAAAATATATTGATATTCAAAATCCTGCAACAAGGGAGTATATCTCTCATAAAGCCGTAGCAGAAAATCTTACTCCAGATACAGAATATTCTTTTAGAGTAGGTAAACCAGGAGCTTGGAGTAGTATAGGCTCTTTCCGAACGGCTCCTAATACATCCTCTTTCACATTTAATTATACCACAGATACTCAGGCTAATACTCCTATGATGTTTGATGTATCTCAATATACCGTAACAAAAGCTATGGAGATGTTTCCCAATGCGAGGTTTAACCTAAATACGGGAGATTTTATAGAGACATCGTCCACCTCTACTACAAAATCTTCTTCTTCTGAGTGGGAATGGGAAAGATGGTTTGCTACTATGCAAAATCATTGGATGAAAATGCCTATAGTACCTGTGTTGGGAAATCATGATGTAAGTATAGTAGATAAAAACTTTTTTCGCCACTTTAATACTGATGATTCTTACAATAAAGAAAATCCTAGTTTTGCAACAAAGATAGATGGTACTAATTACTCTTTTGTTTATGGAAATGCTTTGTTCATTATTCTTAATTACGAAGAGTATAGAACGCCTGGTTATCTAGATCATTTGGGTAATTGGATTAGTGAACAAGTTGCTAAATATCCAGATGTAAAATGGCGTTTTTTAGCTTCGCATAGAAATATTTACACAGGTGCTAATCATCACGCCAAGGCAGATTTGAAAACCATTAGAGAAGCAATGATTTCTTACATAGATAAAAATGATATTGATTTCTATTTTCAAGGGCACGACCATGTTTATGAAGTTATAGGTCCTGTTTATGATAAGAAGTTAGTACCTAATGCAGTTACTGATATTAAAGAAGTTCCTGGAGGTACAAGGGCCAATATGACAGGGAAAGAAGGTGGCACCTATAATGTTCAAAAAGGTACTGTATATATGGTAAATAATTCTGCGGGAGTTAAAAAATATTCACCTAGAACAGAGGCCGAAATGAAATCTTTTGAGAGTGTAACGGGAGTGCCAGATTATTTTAGCCTGTTTACGGGAAGGTTAGGACAAACTGATGAACCTACTTTTAGTAATGTAGTGGTAACAGACGAAAGTATGAAAATTACCACCTATGCTGTAAATGAAAAGGGAGAAGCTTACCTTTTTGATGAAATAAAAATAATAAAACAAGATGATACACTAGGAACAGACGCTGTTTCAAAATCAAGTAAATCAGATATTGCTGTATATCCTATACCTGCTACGGATATTTTAAATATCAATGCAGAAAATGTACATCAGGCTGATATTTATGGTATGGATGGTAAACTAATATTGAGTACAAATACTAATAAAATAGATGTTAAAAGCTTGAATAAAGGAGCCTATGTTGTTAGAGTAATACAGACTAATGGAGCAACCTCAAACCATAAGATAATTGTAAAATAA
- a CDS encoding nucleoside phosphorylase — protein sequence MLNKLAASELVLNEDGSVYHLNLLPEDIAEKIILVGDPDRVPKVSKYFDKIEIKKNKREFYTHTGTLRGERITVMSSGIGTENIDIVMNELDALVNIDLKNKEFKSEHTALQLFRLGTCGSVNPDIEVDNMLVTQNVVGLDGLLHFYQDYQFENEFSRNFLEKFPYEKIKSMLYFSDWAEDISDYYKDAKYHGNTATFPGFYAPQGRQLRLKAVDENFLETLNDLGVSNFEMETSAIYGLSKLLGHKALTVNCVIANRRRGEFSADHHTSEKNMIEWVLDRIIK from the coding sequence ATGCTTAATAAGTTAGCTGCATCAGAACTGGTGCTTAATGAAGACGGAAGTGTGTATCACCTTAATTTGCTTCCAGAGGATATTGCAGAAAAAATAATTTTGGTAGGAGACCCAGACCGTGTTCCTAAGGTTTCTAAATATTTTGATAAAATAGAAATCAAAAAGAACAAAAGGGAATTCTATACACATACAGGAACGCTTAGAGGGGAAAGAATTACGGTGATGTCATCAGGTATCGGTACTGAGAATATAGACATCGTAATGAATGAGCTAGATGCCTTGGTAAATATTGATTTGAAAAATAAAGAATTCAAGTCAGAACATACTGCGTTACAGTTGTTCCGTTTAGGAACTTGTGGTAGTGTAAACCCTGATATAGAGGTAGATAATATGCTGGTAACTCAAAATGTGGTGGGACTTGACGGTTTGTTACATTTCTACCAAGACTATCAGTTTGAAAATGAATTTTCTAGAAATTTCTTAGAAAAGTTCCCTTATGAGAAAATAAAATCAATGCTTTATTTTTCAGATTGGGCAGAAGATATTTCAGATTATTACAAAGATGCCAAATACCACGGAAACACCGCTACTTTCCCTGGATTCTATGCTCCACAAGGAAGACAGCTAAGGCTTAAAGCCGTAGATGAAAACTTCTTAGAAACCCTTAACGATTTAGGAGTTTCTAACTTTGAGATGGAAACTTCCGCAATCTATGGTCTATCAAAGCTACTTGGTCATAAAGCTCTTACCGTGAACTGTGTAATTGCCAACCGCCGTAGAGGTGAGTTTTCTGCTGACCACCACACTTCAGAAAAAAATATGATAGAATGGGTGTTGGATAGAATTATTAAATAA
- a CDS encoding translation initiation factor — protein MDLRDQLKNLFPDHIEQDFEIEEETETSIQKEPLICKYEKKGRNGKPVTLIEGFEGNDDELKQISKKIKTTLGIGGSEKDGIIIIQGDNRDKIMDILKEMGYKTKRVGG, from the coding sequence ATGGATTTAAGAGACCAACTAAAGAACCTTTTTCCTGACCATATAGAGCAAGACTTTGAAATTGAAGAGGAGACAGAAACTTCTATTCAAAAAGAGCCTCTTATCTGTAAATATGAAAAAAAAGGGAGAAATGGTAAGCCCGTAACTCTGATTGAAGGCTTTGAAGGTAATGATGATGAACTAAAACAAATTTCTAAAAAAATTAAAACAACTTTAGGAATAGGTGGTTCCGAAAAAGACGGCATTATCATTATACAAGGCGACAACAGGGATAAGATAATGGACATTCTTAAAGAAATGGGATACAAAACAAAACGAGTAGGAGGATAA
- the rny gene encoding ribonuclease Y, whose product MDTVVLIISILGSLIVGAAIGFAFAKSSLNSKAKFIVEDAKKNAENLIEKAKVKAESIKQEKNIQAKERFLELKTEHDAHIQQREKKMQEVEKRARDKEQKLNDELSKVGKLEKDLDKKLSDLSRKEEQLEKKQEELSVAIAKKVELLEKVSGYSAEEAKEELVETMKSEAKTKAQSYVQNIMEEAQLNAKNEAKKIVIQTIQRIGTEQAIENSVSVFNIESDDVKGRIIGREGRNIRALEAATGVEIIVDDTPEAILLSCFDPVRREIARLSLHRLVTDGRIHPARIEEIVEKTRKQIEEEIIEVGKRTIIDLGIHGLHPELVKIVGRMKYRSSYGQNLLQHSREVANIAATMAAELGLNVKLAKRAGLLHDIGKVPEQESELPHALLGMQWAEKFGENPEVVNAIGAHHDEIEMTSLLSPIIQVADGISGARPGARRQVLESYIQRLKDLEAAALSFEGVSSAYAIQAGRELRVMVESAKVNDSVAAQLSYDISEKIQNELTYPGQVKITVIRETRAVNIAR is encoded by the coding sequence ATGGATACAGTAGTTTTAATCATCAGTATACTCGGTAGTCTTATAGTGGGAGCCGCTATAGGATTTGCTTTTGCTAAAAGCTCGTTAAATTCTAAGGCAAAATTCATTGTGGAAGATGCTAAGAAAAACGCAGAGAATTTAATAGAAAAGGCTAAAGTAAAAGCCGAAAGTATAAAGCAAGAAAAAAACATACAAGCTAAAGAACGCTTTTTAGAGCTCAAAACAGAACATGACGCTCACATACAGCAGAGAGAAAAGAAAATGCAGGAGGTTGAGAAAAGAGCGAGAGATAAAGAGCAAAAACTAAATGACGAACTAAGCAAAGTAGGTAAATTAGAAAAAGACTTAGACAAGAAACTTAGCGACCTTTCTAGAAAGGAAGAACAATTAGAGAAGAAACAAGAAGAACTTAGCGTCGCTATTGCTAAAAAAGTAGAGCTTTTAGAAAAAGTTTCAGGCTACTCTGCTGAAGAGGCGAAAGAAGAACTGGTAGAAACCATGAAATCTGAAGCTAAAACTAAGGCTCAGTCTTATGTTCAGAACATAATGGAGGAAGCTCAACTTAATGCAAAGAATGAAGCTAAAAAGATAGTTATCCAAACTATCCAAAGAATAGGAACAGAACAGGCCATAGAAAATTCGGTATCTGTATTTAATATAGAATCTGATGATGTTAAAGGGAGAATTATTGGTAGAGAAGGTAGAAATATCCGTGCTTTAGAAGCAGCTACAGGTGTAGAAATTATAGTAGATGATACACCAGAGGCTATCCTTTTATCTTGTTTTGACCCTGTGAGAAGAGAAATTGCAAGGCTATCTCTTCATAGATTAGTTACAGACGGTAGAATTCACCCTGCAAGAATTGAAGAAATTGTAGAAAAAACAAGAAAGCAAATAGAAGAGGAAATTATAGAAGTTGGTAAAAGAACTATTATAGATTTAGGAATACACGGTTTACATCCAGAGCTAGTAAAAATAGTAGGTAGAATGAAGTACCGTTCTTCTTATGGACAAAACTTGTTACAACACTCTCGTGAGGTGGCTAATATAGCGGCTACTATGGCGGCAGAACTAGGTCTTAATGTGAAATTAGCCAAGAGAGCTGGTTTATTACACGATATAGGTAAAGTTCCAGAACAAGAGTCTGAGCTTCCTCACGCTTTATTAGGTATGCAGTGGGCTGAAAAATTTGGAGAAAATCCAGAAGTTGTAAATGCCATAGGTGCACACCACGACGAAATAGAAATGACTTCCCTTCTCTCTCCTATTATCCAAGTAGCAGACGGAATTTCAGGTGCAAGACCTGGAGCGAGAAGACAAGTACTAGAGTCTTATATCCAAAGATTAAAAGATTTAGAAGCAGCAGCATTAAGTTTTGAAGGAGTGTCTAGTGCTTACGCTATTCAAGCGGGTAGAGAGCTTAGAGTAATGGTAGAAAGTGCTAAAGTAAATGATAGTGTAGCCGCTCAACTTTCTTACGATATTTCAGAAAAAATTCAAAATGAACTGACTTATCCAGGTCAAGTAAAAATCACGGTGATTAGAGAAACTAGAGCCGTTAATATCGCACGATAG
- a CDS encoding cell division protein ZapA produces the protein MEVRRININIAGRRYPLNVPADEEETLRKVGKQIEMMIKEFETNFNVQDKQDVLAMCALKLGTNAEVAKQNGENNIETVQKRLSYLNQLLDE, from the coding sequence ATGGAAGTGCGTAGAATCAACATCAATATAGCTGGTAGAAGATACCCACTTAATGTACCTGCCGACGAAGAAGAAACACTCCGTAAAGTAGGAAAGCAAATAGAAATGATGATTAAGGAGTTTGAAACTAATTTTAATGTTCAAGATAAACAAGATGTTTTGGCAATGTGTGCATTAAAGCTAGGTACTAATGCAGAAGTCGCCAAACAAAATGGAGAGAATAATATAGAAACTGTCCAAAAGAGATTAAGTTATCTTAATCAACTATTGGACGAATAA
- a CDS encoding DNA topoisomerase IV subunit B, with translation MSEALQQVNYSEDNIRTLDWQEHIRLRPGMYIGKLGDGSSADDGIYILLKEILDNSIDEFRMKAGKRIEIKLDDRKVQIRDYGRGIPLGKVVDAVSKMNTGGKYDSKAFKKSVGLNGVGTKAVNALSEYFRVKSVRDNKTKVAEFCRGNITENFPEEDSSDRNGTEITFIPDAEIFLNYKFRKEYIERMLRNYAYLNPGLKIIFNGETYFSENGLKDLLEEEMESQTLYPIVHLKGDDIEVAITHSDKSQTETYFSFVNGQNTTQGGTHLNAFREAYVKTIREFFNKNFDASDIRKSIIAAISINVEEPVFESQTKTKLGSNDIGPQGPTVRTFVIDFLKTKLDNFLHKNPEVAEAVHKKILVSERERKELSGIQKLARERAKKVSLHNKKLRDCRQHYNEQKADRKSETQIFITEGDSASGSITKSRDVETQAVFSLKGKPLNCYGLTKKVVYENEEFNLLQAALNIEESLEDLRYNQVIIATDADVDGMHIRLLMITFFLQFFPDLIKNGHLYILQTPLFRVRNKKETRYCYTEEERIRALNELGKNPEITRFKGLGEISPDEFKHFIGKDIRLEPVVIGKDQTIDQILEFYMGKNTPDRQQFILENLVVEEVIEGE, from the coding sequence ATGAGTGAAGCATTACAACAGGTTAATTATTCCGAAGATAACATTAGAACTCTCGATTGGCAAGAGCATATTAGACTTCGTCCAGGTATGTATATTGGGAAGTTGGGAGATGGTTCATCGGCTGATGATGGTATCTATATTTTATTAAAGGAAATTCTGGATAACTCCATAGATGAGTTCAGAATGAAAGCTGGTAAAAGGATAGAAATCAAGTTAGATGACAGAAAAGTCCAAATCCGAGATTATGGAAGGGGAATCCCTTTGGGGAAAGTGGTAGACGCTGTTTCTAAAATGAATACTGGGGGGAAGTACGATAGTAAGGCGTTTAAAAAATCGGTGGGACTTAACGGAGTAGGTACCAAAGCAGTTAATGCTTTATCCGAATATTTCAGGGTGAAATCGGTACGAGATAATAAGACTAAAGTTGCCGAATTTTGCAGAGGTAATATCACGGAAAACTTTCCAGAAGAAGATTCTAGCGATAGAAACGGAACTGAGATTACCTTTATTCCAGACGCTGAAATATTTTTGAATTATAAATTCAGAAAAGAGTACATCGAGCGTATGCTTAGAAATTACGCTTATCTAAACCCAGGTCTTAAAATCATTTTTAATGGAGAGACTTATTTCTCCGAAAATGGACTGAAAGATTTACTGGAAGAGGAAATGGAAAGCCAAACGCTTTACCCAATTGTACACCTTAAAGGAGATGATATAGAGGTTGCCATTACTCACTCGGATAAGTCTCAAACGGAAACTTACTTTTCGTTTGTTAATGGACAAAATACCACACAAGGTGGAACGCACCTCAATGCCTTTAGAGAAGCCTATGTAAAAACAATACGAGAATTTTTCAATAAAAACTTTGATGCTTCGGATATTAGAAAGTCTATTATTGCCGCAATTTCTATAAATGTAGAAGAGCCAGTTTTTGAATCTCAAACCAAAACCAAGTTAGGTTCTAATGACATTGGTCCACAAGGTCCAACCGTAAGAACCTTTGTAATAGATTTTCTTAAGACCAAACTAGATAATTTCCTGCATAAAAACCCAGAGGTTGCAGAAGCGGTTCATAAGAAAATTTTGGTTTCTGAAAGGGAAAGAAAAGAGCTTTCTGGAATACAAAAACTCGCTAGAGAAAGAGCCAAAAAAGTATCTTTACATAATAAAAAGCTAAGAGATTGTAGGCAACACTACAATGAGCAAAAAGCAGATAGAAAATCAGAAACTCAGATTTTTATAACGGAGGGAGATTCTGCATCAGGGTCTATTACCAAGTCTAGAGATGTGGAAACTCAAGCTGTGTTTTCTCTCAAAGGGAAACCTCTTAACTGCTACGGACTTACCAAGAAAGTAGTGTACGAAAACGAGGAGTTCAACCTTTTACAAGCCGCACTTAATATAGAGGAAAGTTTAGAAGATTTAAGATACAATCAAGTCATTATTGCCACTGATGCCGATGTGGACGGAATGCACATTAGATTATTGATGATTACTTTCTTTCTTCAGTTTTTTCCTGATTTAATTAAAAATGGACATTTATATATCTTACAAACGCCGTTGTTTAGGGTAAGGAATAAGAAAGAAACGCGTTATTGCTACACAGAGGAAGAGCGTATAAGAGCACTAAATGAACTTGGTAAAAATCCTGAAATCACAAGATTTAAAGGTCTTGGAGAAATCTCTCCAGATGAGTTTAAACACTTTATAGGTAAAGACATTAGACTTGAACCTGTGGTAATAGGGAAAGACCAAACTATAGACCAAATTCTAGAATTTTATATGGGTAAAAATACACCTGATAGACAGCAGTTTATTCTAGAAAATTTAGTTGTAGAAGAAGTTATAGAAGGAGAATAA